A genomic window from Paraburkholderia phytofirmans OLGA172 includes:
- a CDS encoding trypsin-like peptidase domain-containing protein, producing MFHPTLARTLLRAALIAAFLCGYPCLHPTANATGVAPPPVKEKRVSPANASASVDFPTIVERYGPAVVNITASATEQSSSIPAPAAIDADDPLLAFVKHMVPKSLASQGNSARAITGTGSGFIVSPDGLILTTAHVVDQADEVTVRLTDRREFKAKVLAVDAQSDVAVIQIDATKLPTVKLGDSSRVRVGESVLAIGSPDSFANTVTAGIVSATSRTLQDGSSFPFFQTDIAANPDNSGGPLFNRAGEVVGIDVQIYADSDRYPSLAFAIPINMAAKVRTQAQAPQATSPGGLGVEVQDVGPGLAAAFGLPRPAGALVNSVAPGTSAAASGLKPGDVIMRIGDKTIDRSTELGEDAAALPPGTKTTLKLIRNHRPMTITVMVGASAESPKARPGESGSGDRLGLSMHPLNEDERRASDLAVGLMVDTVDGPAAKAGIQPGDIVLSLNDTLVETQADVTALEAKAGRQVAVLIQRNHARSFVSVEVR from the coding sequence GTGTTTCACCCGACTCTTGCTCGCACCTTGCTTCGCGCTGCCCTGATAGCGGCATTTCTCTGCGGCTATCCGTGCCTGCACCCGACGGCGAACGCCACGGGCGTCGCTCCGCCACCTGTGAAGGAGAAGCGGGTTTCACCAGCCAACGCGTCGGCATCGGTCGACTTCCCGACCATCGTGGAGCGATACGGGCCCGCCGTCGTGAATATCACCGCGAGTGCCACTGAGCAGTCATCGTCGATACCCGCTCCCGCGGCAATCGATGCCGACGATCCCCTTCTTGCCTTCGTCAAGCATATGGTTCCGAAATCACTGGCGTCTCAAGGCAATTCGGCACGCGCCATTACCGGTACGGGCTCCGGTTTTATCGTCAGCCCCGACGGCCTCATTCTGACCACCGCTCATGTGGTGGATCAGGCCGACGAAGTGACGGTCAGGCTCACCGATCGGCGCGAGTTCAAGGCAAAGGTCCTGGCGGTCGACGCCCAGAGCGACGTCGCCGTGATTCAGATCGATGCCACCAAGCTTCCGACCGTCAAACTTGGCGACTCGTCGCGAGTGCGCGTCGGTGAATCGGTCCTGGCGATCGGCTCACCGGACAGCTTCGCGAATACCGTTACCGCCGGCATTGTCAGTGCCACGTCTCGCACGCTCCAGGACGGGAGCAGTTTTCCCTTTTTTCAAACCGATATCGCCGCCAACCCGGACAATTCGGGCGGCCCGCTGTTCAACCGTGCTGGCGAAGTGGTCGGCATCGATGTGCAGATTTACGCGGATTCAGACCGGTACCCCAGCCTGGCCTTTGCCATCCCGATCAACATGGCGGCCAAGGTGCGAACGCAGGCGCAAGCCCCGCAAGCGACCTCTCCCGGCGGCCTTGGCGTGGAAGTTCAGGACGTCGGCCCCGGCCTGGCCGCGGCCTTTGGCCTGCCGCGGCCGGCAGGTGCGCTGGTCAATTCCGTCGCGCCCGGCACATCGGCCGCGGCTAGCGGCCTCAAGCCAGGCGACGTGATCATGCGGATCGGCGACAAGACGATTGATCGCTCGACCGAACTCGGCGAGGATGCGGCTGCTTTGCCGCCCGGGACGAAGACCACGCTCAAGCTGATCCGCAATCACAGGCCGATGACCATCACGGTCATGGTCGGCGCGTCCGCGGAAAGCCCTAAAGCTCGACCAGGCGAAAGCGGCTCAGGGGATCGCCTGGGCTTGAGCATGCATCCGCTGAATGAGGACGAGCGGCGCGCGAGCGACCTGGCCGTTGGTCTGATGGTGGACACAGTTGATGGGCCGGCGGCAAAAGCTGGCATCCAGCCTGGCGATATCGTCCTGTCACTGAATGACACGCTGGTCGAAACGCAGGCGGACGTAACCGCGCTGGAAGCAAAGGCAGGGAGACAGGTAGCCGTGCTAATCCAGCGCAACCACGCACGCAGTTTTGTTTCGGTCGAGGTTAGATGA
- a CDS encoding NCS1 family nucleobase:cation symporter-1, producing MEIRDPSPGLYNEDLAPARQRNWGAFSIFNVWTSDVHSLWGYYLAASLFLLCGSFVNFVLAIGLGSLVIFALMNLIGYAGEKTGVPYPVLARASFGVWGANLAAMVRAVVACFWYGAQTAAASGALVALLIRSDSLMAFHKGTQWLGHSGLEVICYVIIWALQLLIIQKGMETVRKFQDWAGPAVWVAMLILAIGLCFKAGGFSFTSGIPMNTLLEKTRDAGVSGEPGSFWALMAVGATWITYFAALYLNFCDFSRYAKNRNAVKKGNLWGLPVNLIAFSLVAGVTTIAAFKVYGEVLLHPEQISAKFDSWVLALIAALTFAVATLGINVVANFVSAAFDISNTFPKQISFKKGGYIAAAIALVLYPFAPWEGNAAHFVNAIGATMGPLLGIILVDYYLVAKGNINIAALYQEHGEYRYEGGWNVNALVSAALGSVFSTFLPNFTNLLPAWWNTYGWFFGVVIGGGMYLIMATLRPRTAIAPTRA from the coding sequence ATGGAAATCCGCGATCCTTCCCCTGGCCTCTACAACGAAGATCTCGCACCCGCCAGGCAGCGCAACTGGGGAGCCTTCAGCATCTTCAACGTCTGGACCTCGGACGTGCACAGCCTCTGGGGCTACTACCTCGCCGCCAGCCTGTTCCTGCTGTGCGGCAGCTTTGTCAACTTCGTGCTGGCGATCGGGCTCGGCTCGCTGGTGATATTCGCGCTCATGAACCTGATCGGCTACGCCGGCGAGAAAACCGGCGTGCCTTACCCGGTGCTGGCGCGCGCCTCCTTCGGGGTATGGGGCGCCAACCTGGCAGCAATGGTGCGCGCCGTGGTGGCCTGCTTCTGGTACGGCGCGCAAACGGCAGCCGCGTCGGGCGCGCTGGTCGCGCTGCTGATCCGCAGCGACAGCCTGATGGCGTTCCACAAGGGCACGCAGTGGCTCGGCCACTCAGGGCTGGAGGTGATCTGCTACGTGATTATCTGGGCGCTGCAGTTGCTCATCATCCAGAAGGGCATGGAGACGGTGCGCAAATTCCAGGACTGGGCCGGTCCGGCAGTGTGGGTCGCGATGCTGATCCTGGCGATCGGCCTGTGCTTCAAGGCTGGCGGCTTTTCTTTCACCAGTGGCATTCCGATGAACACGCTGCTCGAGAAGACCAGGGATGCCGGTGTCAGCGGCGAGCCAGGCTCGTTCTGGGCGCTGATGGCAGTGGGCGCGACCTGGATCACCTACTTCGCGGCGCTATACCTGAACTTTTGCGACTTCTCCCGCTACGCGAAAAATCGCAACGCCGTGAAGAAGGGCAATCTGTGGGGCCTGCCGGTCAACCTGATCGCGTTCTCGCTGGTCGCCGGCGTCACCACCATCGCCGCCTTCAAGGTGTACGGCGAAGTGCTGCTTCACCCCGAACAGATCTCGGCCAAGTTCGATAGCTGGGTGCTGGCACTCATCGCGGCGCTGACCTTCGCAGTCGCCACGCTGGGCATCAACGTAGTGGCCAATTTTGTCTCGGCCGCGTTCGACATCTCCAACACGTTCCCCAAGCAGATCAGTTTCAAGAAGGGTGGCTACATCGCCGCGGCCATCGCGCTGGTGCTCTATCCGTTCGCGCCGTGGGAAGGCAACGCCGCGCACTTCGTCAACGCCATCGGCGCCACGATGGGTCCGCTGCTGGGGATCATTCTGGTGGACTACTACCTGGTGGCCAAGGGCAACATCAACATCGCGGCGCTCTACCAGGAGCACGGCGAGTACCGCTACGAAGGCGGCTGGAACGTCAACGCGCTGGTCTCCGCGGCGCTCGGCAGCGTGTTTTCGACTTTCCTGCCTAACTTCAC